The Coffea arabica cultivar ET-39 chromosome 6e, Coffea Arabica ET-39 HiFi, whole genome shotgun sequence genome contains the following window.
ACATTTCATGGATGGCAGTGAGATCCATTCTCAAGCAAGCTTCACCCATAGGTGTCAACAGCAATGGTTCCACTGGGCTTGCAGAACCATGAGATATGCCCATCAGAACATAAGAAGGAACCTGGTGAACAAAGGTCAGAAACACTTTCTCGTAAAACCCCATAAGAAAATAATCTTCCACTCTGGCAAGTGAAAAGACACTAGCCTCCACCTAAACAATGAATGTCTCAGGGCAAAATCAAAGTTAAATTGGACATAgcttttttttccatttaatgAAACATGATGAAATGGAATTAGCAGATTTCTGAGAATTTGCATATACTCTAGGCAGAGGTAATGTGTATCATCTGTGGATACCTCTGAATCTTTTTGAAGAGACAAAAGAGCAGTAACAAGTGACTTTGCATTAGGCCTCTCACGAGCTTCATATTGTAAACATCGGGTGGCTAACCTCACCAGTTCAGTTCCATCATCATTAGAAAAATGACCCTCTAAACAAGAATCCATCAGCATCAGGAAATTCTTCCCCCGAATGAGATCAAGTGCCTGTGAGATGGCAATCACATAGTACCTCAAATATCAGATTTCCATCCAAATTAACAGATAATTCTTGAATTCTGCAGCATTCTCCACCAATCACAAGGAATAGTGGCATGCAACTGACACACAATGTTTCTCAATAATATAGGGTGCACACGAAACCTTAAAATTCAACCCTTTACACAGTTAGCTTACATGGCTGGGTGGAATATGTTTGCCACTCAAAAGATCAAGCAACATGGTTCCAAAGCTGTAAACTACACTTTCTGGTGTCACTCTTCCTGCAAATATTAGGACATGTTATCCATCTCATGCACAAATTGGGTGCACAGTGCACGGTAAATTTTTGAAGAAGATCATTATACTACAAGAAGAATTAGTTTAGAATGCATTCAACCTGTCCTTAAGTATTCCGGAGGAGTGAAAGCCAAATTTGTGCTGTAACTTTTGCCATCTCTACTATTCTTCATCAAGCCAAAGCAAGAAAGCCTAGGATTACCATCCTGCAGGGTCATATTGAGCCGTCATGTTGCAGAGAAGAAAGCGTATTTAGAATGGCAGCCATAGTGcatccaaaacatgaaagacgAGGGATATTGAGGTCAGATATACTTCACCTGATCAAATAGGACTCTGTAAGCATTAAGATCATGGTACAATGCCCTTCCCTTGCTACTACAGTACTCCAAAGCTTGTGCCAAGTACAATGCCACCCTCAGCCTCATTGCCCATTTCATGGGCTGGTTTTCCCCTAGTCCATACAGCCCATAATTAAGATCAGAATTGCAATGATAGCCATAAAGGAAGGGTTTTTGGTGATGGCGATCAATCTCAATGATTTCAATTACACATTTGAATATTTCAAATTAGAACGAATATAAAAGTTTACATGATGTGTGATTCTAGTTTTTAAGTTAACGTGCTTCTGCCCTAATAAAGTGTACTAGAGAGGGAGGCTAGGATTAGAGGCAACTCCAGTAATTAGAGAATTCAGCATGTAAAATCTGCAAACTGTACATAATCTTGATGAATACCGGCTTTAACCTTCTGTACTAGAGTCAAACCAATGACTTTTCAAGACATGGATTGAGCAATAACGGTTTGCATTCTTGAAAATAATTGATAAACATGTAAGCATTTCGTCCACACCACCTAAGCATTTAGAAACTACATAAACAAGAGCGGAAAAAAAAACTCACAATGAAATAAATGCTTGGCGAGCGTTTCATTGGGCATAAACTCCGCCACCAGCAATCTCTCCTCCGACTCGCAGCAGCACCCTATAAGATTCGCTAATCTCTCGCTCCTCAAATTCCCCACTGTCCTGGCCTCATCCTACGACAACCAATCgatcaagaaagccaaaaaaggaagaagaaaaagttgcAATTGAGTCCAAATTAAATCTGAAAAGTGGGAAGGCTATTCGACTCACagttagaaaaaaataaatgcTTTATATGCAAAAAAAGTGCAAAAAAAGAAGCTGCAAAAGCGGAAATGGTGGATGAGGAGGAAACGGTAGTGAAAAGTAACCATGAACTGGCGAGAATCGGGCCAGGCGGACTTGTTGAAGCGTTTGACGGCAATCCAGCTACCGGTGTGGTGGAGCCTGCCTCTGTAAACCACGTTGGGAGCTTTCTCTCCGTGCTCCGACACAATGTTTTCGGGGGAGAAGCCATTGGTTGCTGCTTTTAACTCCTCAAAGCTGTATTCAGTGAAGCTGGGCAATGCATTTTTGTCATTCTTCTCCCCATTCTCTGCAACAATATTGCCACAGCAACACCGACATTGGTATTATCATTAATATCAACTAAAATGCTCATGATACAAGAAcaggttgaattttttttttcaaaaaaaaaacccttaaaaaaagaagaagaagaaaaggtacACCAACCGAGATCGGAGGAGGATTGGAGGACGGAAGGCTTGAGGTGGGAATGCCACCAGCAGAAGGATATTTTGGAGCAACGAGCGCCCATTGATTTCCTACTAGTCTACTACTTGTATCAGTACGAAgaagcaagtttttttttttttcctcttttttcttttgcaatcCTGCAATATCCTGGCTTGGGTCTCTCACGAGTAGTAAACAGAATTAATATGTTAACAAAGGCATTGCTGATTTTAAGACTTTGAAAATTGGAGCAAGCTGAGGAagaagatgaaatgaaatgaaatgaatgatgaTGGCTCTGCTCGTTCCAGCAAAGTGAAGTGGATGATAGTTATGGATCCAATGTCCTCCCTCATTACAAAGCACAAACCCAACCCGCGACTTTGTAAAGAGGGATGACTTTtggatttcttttctctctatctTTCTTTGTGATTGCTTTTCTTtggtttcccttttttttttttttggccctttAGCAGTCAGAGTGCTATTGCCCTTTTATTAGTAGTAGTAGGTGTGTAttatgatgaagatgatgatgacaaTGCTGCTGGTGGTTCTGAAAATTCAACTTCCTAATCatgcctcttttcttttgtgctTCCTACGGTCCCTTTTCTTGTTTCCTTCAACTTTCTGTGTTAGTACTAATCCAACCTCCCTTCCTTTTttacccctttttctttttcatgcaaATTTGTAGGAGAAAAGAAATGGAATGAAAAGTCGAAGctcataatttttattttttttttaaccttttcctcctcctcctcctcctcctgatGTAAAGGGGAACAAGGGAAGAACTACTCGACAAAATAGCTAGCAAAGGGTCGAGATCCAGAAAAACAAATTGTTGTGGCAAGAAAGATAGGCGGATATCTCTCTATCTGTCAATGGACACACTTTCATTATTTATTACCTTTTCTCCAAAATATTCATATACACTACTGTGTACCCCATCCACTAGTCAGAAACTTGGAGGATAAgagaagttgaagttgaaggaaGAAATATCTGATCTGATATGATCTCAGATGTTATCTGTAGACTGTAGGGaagagtcttttttttttttttttttttttgtcagcaaaAATACATgtgtataacctactctatcctaatctagggaGGAGGGAGAGCCTAAATAGGCTGTTGTAAGGGCTAGTAGGTATACAAACCCAACTAGATCAAGGAAATGTTATAGCATAAtccttagatttttttcgctgcTGGTAAGGTTTGAACCCTCACCAACAGTTCAAGGAGGGACTTAATCCCTccctggtggccactgagccattggcccCGTGGTTCTGCAGGGAAGAGTCAAAGACGGGAATTTGAAGATATGCTGTCGCACGTCAGTGTCCTGGGTCGTTACTGATCCTCCATTTTGTTTGTAAGCTCCGTAGACCCTCCTAAGTCCTAGCCCATCCTCCTTTAGTTTACATTTGCTTAATTGTTAAGAAGagacaataataatattaattTGCGATTGTCCAGTCGTTATCCATATATTCTTTTGACTGAGTTTC
Protein-coding sequences here:
- the LOC113695860 gene encoding serine/threonine-protein kinase BSK5; the protein is MGARCSKISFCWWHSHLKPSVLQSSSDLENGEKNDKNALPSFTEYSFEELKAATNGFSPENIVSEHGEKAPNVVYRGRLHHTGSWIAVKRFNKSAWPDSRQFMDEARTVGNLRSERLANLIGCCCESEERLLVAEFMPNETLAKHLFHWENQPMKWAMRLRVALYLAQALEYCSSKGRALYHDLNAYRVLFDQDGNPRLSCFGLMKNSRDGKSYSTNLAFTPPEYLRTGRVTPESVVYSFGTMLLDLLSGKHIPPSHALDLIRGKNFLMLMDSCLEGHFSNDDGTELVRLATRCLQYEARERPNAKSLVTALLSLQKDSEVPSYVLMGISHGSASPVEPLLLTPMGEACLRMDLTAIHEMLEKAGYKDDEGIANELSFQMWTNQMQETLNSKKQGDAAFRAKDFTTAIDCYTQFVDGGTMVSPTVYARRCLAYLMSEMAQEALGDAMQAHVVSPEWPTAFYLQAAVLFTLGMDNDAQESLKEATKFEAKRNKN